The Pseudanabaena galeata CCNP1313 genome includes a region encoding these proteins:
- the recO gene encoding DNA repair protein RecO, translated as MPKEYRATGINLKGMPLGENDRLLTILTKEHGLIRAVAAGARKHRSAMAGRSGLFVVNDLQVSVGRNMDRIKNAEVLQSFVGLGKTLAKLTAAQYLSELALMQALSAQPQEELFLVLVEHLNRIQEAENQNVLAHLNHGIYHLLAIAGFAPQVHSCCISQSPVIANRHQPKWKAGFSIVGGGVINLEITDLANDGNPNGDRPELSLNDAMYNRISHYLDASELLAMQELAQTDLADNILETHTTDWLAVERLLRAYAQYHFDRPIQSSALIDNCFFNI; from the coding sequence TTGCCTAAAGAATATCGCGCCACAGGAATAAACCTTAAGGGTATGCCCTTAGGTGAAAACGATCGCCTGCTGACGATCCTCACCAAGGAGCATGGATTGATCAGAGCCGTTGCCGCAGGAGCGAGAAAACATCGCTCAGCAATGGCAGGGCGATCGGGTTTATTTGTGGTCAATGATTTACAAGTCTCTGTGGGACGCAATATGGATCGGATTAAAAATGCCGAAGTGTTGCAGTCCTTTGTTGGTTTAGGAAAAACTTTGGCTAAACTCACGGCTGCTCAATATTTGTCAGAACTTGCCCTTATGCAAGCGTTATCTGCTCAACCACAGGAAGAACTATTTTTAGTGTTAGTCGAACATCTAAATCGCATTCAGGAAGCTGAAAATCAAAATGTTTTGGCTCATTTGAATCATGGTATCTATCACCTATTGGCGATCGCAGGATTTGCGCCACAAGTGCATAGTTGCTGCATTAGTCAAAGCCCAGTAATCGCCAATCGCCACCAACCAAAATGGAAAGCAGGATTTAGCATTGTTGGCGGCGGAGTCATCAATCTCGAAATAACCGATCTTGCTAATGACGGTAATCCGAACGGCGATCGCCCTGAGCTAAGCCTTAATGACGCTATGTATAATCGCATTAGTCACTACCTTGATGCATCTGAACTTCTGGCTATGCAAGAACTTGCACAGACTGATTTAGCAGATAATATTTTAGAAACGCATACAACAGATTGGCTTGCAGTTGAAAGATTGTTACGAGCCTATGCACAGTATCATTTTGATAGACCAATCCAGTCTTCGGCTCTGA